The proteins below are encoded in one region of Gallus gallus isolate bGalGal1 chromosome 12, bGalGal1.mat.broiler.GRCg7b, whole genome shotgun sequence:
- the LOC121106681 gene encoding PHD finger protein 7-like isoform X1, translated as MEPVGDSRSYCIMVCRACQQAWFHQACIQEQAMHAGIYCFQCPVCRDWTRFIPDMLILGIRIPFRPIRDDSNAYAALPEKERSCDTIDCPYPRGREQAEREGPWELLLCCSCAAQSTHRRCSYVSQSRKTWDCNACAGEGTASSTLSYLASLSTISQQGPGPSQCSATPESSSSNTFSQAPSGPANCSSVPESSIPSSQSRTGDFADPEALPCSWLQPRAQARTARPDKKQLSVAAPGHGFPTPVPKTPWDQP; from the exons ATGGAGCCCGTGGGGGACAGCAGGTCGTACTGCATCATGGTGTGCCGAGCCTGCCAACAAGCCTGGTTCCACCAGGcctgcatccag gaacagGCCATGCATGCCGGCATTTATTGCTTCCAGTGCCCCGTCTGCCGAGACTGGACCAGGTTTATTCCAGACATGCTCATTTTGGGGATCCGAATCCCATTCAG ACCAATACGGGACGACAGCAATGCCTACGCAGCACTACCGGAGAAGGAGAGGAGCTGTGATACCATTGACTGCCCTTACCCACGcggcagggagcaggcagagagagaggg gccctgggagctgctcctctgctgctcctgtgctgcgCAAAGCACCCATCGGCGCTGTTCCTATGTGAGTCAGAGCAGAAAGACCTGGGATTGCAACGCCTGTGCTGGAGAGGGCACCG CCTCCAGCACCCTGTCATATCTTGCTAGCCTCAGCACCATCAGCCAGCAGGGACCAGGGCCATCCCAATGCTCTGCGacaccagagagcagcagctccaacaCCTTCAGCCAGGCACCATCTGGGCCAGCTAACTGTTCCTCCGTGCCTGAGAGCAGCATCCCGTccagccagagcaggacag GGGACTTCGCGGACCCCGAGGCACTCCCCTGCAGCTGGCTCCAGCCGCGGGCGCAGGCAAGGACGGCGCGCCCAGACAAGAAGCAACTCTCCGTTGCAGCGCCGGGCCACGGGTTCCCCACGCCGGTGCCAAAGACGCCGTGGGACCAGCCGTAA